The Macrobrachium nipponense isolate FS-2020 chromosome 19, ASM1510439v2, whole genome shotgun sequence genome contains a region encoding:
- the LOC135211179 gene encoding uncharacterized protein K02A2.6-like: protein MLRKRIKEMLHEGHKGIVAMKAEARSFVYWPNMDQDLEQITSNCALCITNRKHKAISPLSWPSVDRPRSRLHVDYCGPIDNMQYLIIIDYFSKFIDVYACKNITSEGTIQCLRSCFANYGIPDTIVSDNATSFMSRETQNFFQKNGVRHCSGAPYNPSTNGLAERAVRIFKTNFKKFDCNLPAKTRMAKFLYTYRRTVQSSTGCSPAELLFGRKFKGPLDVIMPKQRDEFYVHESKFRVGDAVYAKNFGKGPEWVEAKIIKALGERNYLVSVDVNGILTWKRHLSQLFERKMYNTRVTDEPSLLDDTMIPYVPVVSSPRNVQGLEETNNPIQNSGMICNPNVEVVGSENSNCDTGAIVRKSTRVSKKPRRLIEQI, encoded by the coding sequence ATGTTGAGAAAGCGTATTAAGGAAATGCTTCACGAGGGCCACAAGGGTATTGTTGCCATGAAAGCTGAAGCAAGGTCTTTTGTATATTGGCCCAACATGGACCAAGATTTAGAACAAATAACTTCCAACTGTGCATTATGCATAACAAATCGCAAACATAAGGCCATTTCACCTTTATCTTGGCCGTCAGTAGATAGACCTAGGTCCCGCTTGCATGTAGATTATTGTGGACCCATTGACAACAtgcaatatttgattattattgattacttttctaaatttattgatgTCTATGCTTGCAAGAATATAACTTCAGAGGGTACCATACAATGTTTAAGGTCATGTTTTGCTAATTATGGTATTCCTGACACAATTGTATCTGATAATGCAACTTCTTTTATGTCTAGGGAGACTCagaatttctttcagaaaaatggTGTTAGACATTGTTCAGGAGCACCATATAATCCAAGTACAAACGGGCTTGCAGAACGGGCTGTCCGaatattcaaaactaatttcaaaaagtTTGATTGTAATTTGCCTGCAAAAACCAGAATGGCAAAATTTTTGTATACCTATAGACGTACAGTACAGTCTTCTACTGGCTGCTCCCCAGCTgaattattatttggaaggaaaTTTAAGGGTCCATTAGATGTTATAATGCCTAAACAAAGAGATGAGTTTTATGTTCATGAGTCTAAATTCAGAGTTGGCGATGCAGTATATGCCAAGAATTTTGGTAAGGGACCAGAATGGGTGGAAGCTAAGATTATCAAAGCTCttggtgaaagaaattatttagtTTCTGTAGATGTTAATGGTATTTTGACTTGGAAGCGTCACCTATCACAgttatttgagagaaaaatgtataatactaGAGTAACTGATGAACCGTCACTATTAGACGATACAATGATTCCTTATGTTCCTGTAGTTTCTTCTCCCCGTAATGTACAAGgattagaagaaacaaataacCCTATTCAGAACTCGGGTATGATTTGTAATCCCAATGTAGAAGTAGTAGGATCAGAGAACAGTAATTGTGATACTGGTGCCATTGTAAGAAAATCTACCAGAGTAAGTAAGAAACCTAGGAGACTCATtgaacaaatttaa